Below is a genomic region from Raphanus sativus cultivar WK10039 chromosome 4, ASM80110v3, whole genome shotgun sequence.
aaaaaactcaatataaaatttgaacTTTATATTCAACTTTAAATCTCAATATTTAtagtataatttaataaaacccaCAGTAtactaaaaatctaatattcTATATGTTAATATTTACTTCACatcaatatcaaaatttaatatcgTATAAATTATAACAAGAACGTAAACAATTATGTTTatgacattattaaaaatgaaaatatataattatgaagaaCAAACCTCCGCAAGAAAGTGTTGGTTTCGTGTATGAGGAAGGCCAGTTGCAATATTGAACATGTTACCTTTCGTTTCCTCCctttaacatatataattgtGTCGCTATCAGTATGTCATGATTATACTTTTCTTCGAGGGGTGATCAGTGGCGGAACTAGCTTAATCCTCCACTAGGGTCAATTTCATAATAGGCATTATTACTTGGGTCATTAAACTAAATCTATAGAATTTCCTCAATTTTGTTTTTCCAGTATACAagcaaaatttttatttttacaaaaaccATGTTGGTCATGTGACCCCCTCTGACCAAGGGGTGGCTCCGCCACTGGGGGTGATATATGCTTCGGTTTCTTGGCTTTAAATATGTCCAAGTCTTCGTTTCTATCGTATGATTTTGGATAAAGACATACAAGCCAAAGAATTTTTCCTCCATTGAGAAGTAGCGGATGAATCAATCAGAGTCGTATGATTAGTAAATTAGTAGTTAGTACTACTAGCTTAGTAGTATATAGACAATATGGGTATTCATGTATGATCTTATAAACCCTCACCATCATTTCCAAAACCAATATCCAAGAGCTTTGTTTTTCTTGTAAACCATGGTTAGATTTTCGTTTTCGAATCTTCTAAAGGAGGTTGTGGGTATGTTAAACGAATCTCGCAAACTATTTCTCAAGAATAAGAAGTTGATGTTCTCTGTCTTGGTATTTTCTCTCTTGCTCAATGGTTTAGTTTACTTGTTCAACGTCCTTACCATTACACTTGATATAACAAACTTGACTCAAGATTTAAATTTGTTACCTACGATGGATCCAAGCAGCGCGAATTACATAACCCAACTTATGGAAGTTTTTGCAGCTTTTGGCCTATTTGGTGTTTCTTCAGACATCTTTGGCGTTGTCTCTTTCATCATCAACCTTGTATCCGTCCTAGTCATCGTCCATGCTTCGGCTCTTACTTATAATGATGAGAACGTCAAGTTCAAAGATATTGTGGTTCGGACCCTTCACTCTTGGAAGGGACCTCTTGTGACCTATTTCTACATTTGTCTCTCTAGTCTTGGTTACTGGGTTTTCTTCGTTACAATACTTTTTCCTCTCCTTTGGTTAAGTTCTGCTTCATTGATTTCCTTCGCAGCTGTGTCCTGCGTTTTGCTTGTTCTTTTCGCATTGTTTGCGTCCTATTTAGCTATCGTCTGGTACCTATCTTTGGTCGTATCAGTACTAGAGGAAACTTATGGGATGCAAGCTTTGGGAGAAGCTGTAAAGATTGCTAAAGGGATGAATCCAAAACTATTTCTCTTGAATCTTTTCTTCGGTTTATTGATCTTCGGTTTAGATCAGATCGAGACTCTGGGGAGTCTAGTGCTGTCAACATTTGTTGTGATGTTTCTACTTATGACTTACACCGTTGCATATTTCCAATGTAAGAGCCTCCACGGCCAAGACTTTGAGTCGCTGAGGGATGCTGAATATACGATACTGCCGACTACTTCGCTTATAGGAGCAATGCCTTGAAATCTTTAAAGAGACGGACATAATATGTTAGTCTCGTGAATGgattgtttgttttattctGGGATTTAGTAAACTATTATTTTGAAGTATCAAAGGTCTAAGTTACAAAGGtctaagttacaaaaaaaaaagtatcgaAGTCTGGTTGTCTTATAACGTAATAAaatctctatatatttttacggtatatatatatataataataactagatGATTCTCTCGTGctcataaacatatataaatatttataaataaatatataataataatttattagtattttaatctataatattaaagtTGAATTACACAAttaaattgtttggaaacaaggatagtaaaataaata
It encodes:
- the LOC108839229 gene encoding uncharacterized protein LOC108839229, whose amino-acid sequence is MVRFSFSNLLKEVVGMLNESRKLFLKNKKLMFSVLVFSLLLNGLVYLFNVLTITLDITNLTQDLNLLPTMDPSSANYITQLMEVFAAFGLFGVSSDIFGVVSFIINLVSVLVIVHASALTYNDENVKFKDIVVRTLHSWKGPLVTYFYICLSSLGYWVFFVTILFPLLWLSSASLISFAAVSCVLLVLFALFASYLAIVWYLSLVVSVLEETYGMQALGEAVKIAKGMNPKLFLLNLFFGLLIFGLDQIETLGSLVLSTFVVMFLLMTYTVAYFQCKSLHGQDFESLRDAEYTILPTTSLIGAMP